The window GGTGGCAGGCCGCCACACTCCCACCCTCTCTTTTAGACAGAGGGCTTGGAGTGCATGTGTTCAGAACGGCTCGTTGTCACAACATGAATTATGAGCAGCAGCAGACATAATCCATTTTTGTGCAAAGCTCTGTTTGACTCTGCACTAATctgcagtgtgtgcgtgtgtcacagGAGATACCATGTGatgacacacacgcaggcacagcCACGTAATTCACTTAGTCTAGCAGCTTTAAAAATGTAGCACTGACCACAAGCCTGGGAACACAGAGCCTGAGAACAGCTGAGATTTAGCTTGAAACACGACGACATGTGCTGTTTAACgttttatatgaaaataaatgtttcaagaactTGTGTGAAGAAATGTCTGAGCCTCACAGATTTGGAAGTGTGTGTTGATGGCAATAGCATCAATGGCATGATCTTTTCCATCCCAAACTATTGCAAATTTCATGAAGTGAGGAATGTAACTTACACCACACAGTTTTGGGTTACAGAGTGCATTTTCTTTCCAGTCCAGTTATGGATTCTGGGGGATTCCGAAGGGCCCCCAGATGACATTCCTTCTAAATACGAAGGTTTTTAAGATTAATTTATCACGTGACTTCAAAAAACTGCTTGTGGTTATGTCGAAAGCTTCATAAAGTTGTTAGAAACTACCTCAGTGAGCCTTTTTGCTGCTTTATGTTGGTGATGGCATGATCACCAGgagataaactttgttttaagGCAAGAAAGTGTTCTGGGAAGCTTTTGACATCCAGTAAGTatacttttgttttatgatgtACACAAGTCTACTTTATGTTATAATGCTTTTGATGTGTCTGCAGAGGGATGGAGGAGCTAAGCGGTCAGGATTCAAATTCTGAAGATCTGCGACGGAAGGAAAAACGATTACCTTTCCAGGTACCGATTATCTTTATTCCGGTCATGTGACGTaaaattccaaaatgccacactTGGCACGGTGGGGATGTGGTTTTCTACCGGAACTCCGGCTTCCCCTCACATTACGAAAACAATACAGGttaaattaattgaagactatacagtcaattgtctataggtgtgaatgagtgtTTGCCTGTTGCATGTGTGCCCTattaccagtccagggtgcacacCGCCTCTTGCTAAAAGTCAGGATAACtggtagaaaatggagggatttgGACACATGGAAACCTTTTTGTTAGTGGTTTACTTTTGCGTCTCCATCAAAGTACAATCAGATCTAATGAGATGCATGCAATATGAGTTATAATGAAAATGTTCACTTTTGACCGACACTTTCAGAGAGGAATTCATTAGACAATGTGTGCATCATAGTTTACAGTGGAGTAGAACAGtactgcatcacactgagaaCTGTTATTACTACTCTCATCTCATTTAATCACACAAGTCACTTTCTTTTGATATTTCCATTGTATTTTATCATTATCATAGCGAAAGACTATGAATTTTATGGTGtaaatgttcattaaaaaaaatgtcatggcttgtatactggatctcatttgattgtgTTCCTATTGTGCTTAGAAGGGAGGTAGTAGGCATAAGTCAAGACAAAATCATAACAGAGATGTAACATTTACTGACCTGTTAGGGCAATTTCAGTCTCTTATTTAACTCGTTAGACTGTTTACGCTAAGACAATACAAATGCCTACTTACCCTCAGCTGAACTTACTTCAATTGTTACGCTTCTGTTAAGTGTTCGATCACTCCCCCATCTCTTCCTACAGATCTTCCCTGATCCAGTCGAGGTAGTTCTTGTCCCCGAGACGTCTTTGAACAGCTTGGCTCAGAACCACCAGAGGGAGCGTCTACCCTCCATCGTTGTGGAGCCCACTGAGTTGAGCGAGGTGGAGAGCGGAGAACTACGCTGGCCCCCAGAAAACATCGACATGGGCGAGGATGAAGAGGACCTCTTCTTGGAGCAATGCATCCCCCCAGCCAACATTGCTGACtgggaagaggaggatgaggaggagagagCATCAGTTTTTCTGAACCAGCAGCAAGGATTGACACTCATTGGTGAGTTGGATATGTTTTAgatttgggttagggttagttttaGGGGGTTCTATACCTATACCCTCATTAGTGTCGTAGGTGAGCTGGACTTTGgggggagaggcagggtacaccctggactggtcgccagtcaatgcAGAGCccatttttcacacacacacaaactttcacacctatggacaatttaatcttcaatttttatgtttttggaacatgggaGGAAAGCAGCGTACCCACTGAAAatgcacacaagcacggggaaaacatgtcAACTCCACATAAGAAGGTTTGAGCCAAGACTGAACCCTGGACCTTAGAATTGTGAGGCAATTGTGATAACCACATTGCTCACCATGATGCCTGTTTCCATTTTTAACCATTTCAGAAAGGTTTTCTTAACTTTTATAGAGTGTTTTCTCCCAGATCTTTTGGGAGGACATTGATCTCTGAATCTGAATAATTTTGACTGAACAACTACAAATAAGTACAAATGAATTATAGTTATTTAACACATTGTGACAGTTTCATGTGGCAGCTTTTTGATGTGAGGGAGGCTGCCGTTTGTGGTCCCTTTGGTAGTTTTTGGCAGACTTTCTGTTGGCAGCATAGTACTAGCCGTGCCAAAGGTGATGGAGGATGGTCCCGTGTACTCTCCACCATAAACACAGTGGAAAATAACAGGATTGGATAGCTGAAGCTGACCTGCCTCAATCTTCCAAGGAAAAAAAGGCATTAGTGCGGCTTCATTATGTTATTGGCAGATCCCACATAAAATCCCTGGAAAACCAGACTCTGAGGAGCTTGAAGCTTTGGACTGTTTCCACAGACACGCTGACAAAAGTTGGAGGAGGGATCGAGTTGGGCTAGTTGGGTGTGGGAGGAGTTACTCTTCCTAAAATCCATGACTATccctttcattttctttacacaTTGCTGTGGAGGTCAGTCTGAACCAACTGCAACttcctgcctcttgcccgaagatagctgggataggctccagcatgcccgcgaccctagtgaggataagcggtacagaaaatggatgaatggatggctgAATAACATCCACATCAATGTGTGATCAATGCTAGGTGATTTCAGGAGGAGTCACCTATGCCTTTAATTCCTCAGGAGATTGAGGCGGGCCAGCCTCAGCTTTCGACTGTGTGTGCGGTGGAAAGTACACGGCTCACCGCCATCACCATGTGGTTCGTATACAGCTGTATCAAAAGCAGaatgtgtattctttgaatgtAGGAGGAAATTGTGTAattggagaaaatccacacacacactgggagGAAATAGAAACTCCACATCAAAAGTTCAGATCCGagtttcaaacccagaacctttgaATGTGAGGCAGGTGAGTTACCGTACCGTGCTGCCCTACTCCAAAGTCATTGGtaggaaaatccatccatccatccattttctgagccgcttctcctcactggggtcgcgggcgtgctggagcctatcccagctgtcatctggcaggaggcggggtacaccctgaactggttgccagccaatcgcagggcacatacaaacaaacaaccattcgcactcacagtcactcctacgggcaatttagagttgttaattaacctaccatgcatgtttttgggatgtgggaagaaaccgcagtgcccggagaaaacccacgcaggcacgggaataacatgcaaactccacacaggcgaggacgggatgtgctaaccagttggccacttTTCCCATTCACTTTCCAATTTTCTGTTTTGCAGACCTACAGTCAGATGCGTTTCGAGATGACACCCCCACACTCCCACCAAGCTGTGCTCCGGCCCTCAACCGAAACCTCTGAGGACCCCGTGAGGAAACAATAACAAGTTGACACTGACAATGAAAGATTATGCGTGTGAGCTGAAAGACTAAACGGCATTgctgaaaaaggaaaatatgcTCAAGTGCTGATAAGCAGCCAGTGAAGCTTACAGAGAAGCCATAAATGGGCATGTCTGTACACTTGGCAACATGCTGATGAAGATAATCACACAAACAGAAATGgtaaaatgcaaatattcaCAGAACATTAccctttttgtgtcttttttcaaCTTTTAGTCTTTGCTTCATGTGTGATTTCACTAACTCACACTTTTGAAGGCCAGTGAGTCATAGTGCTATAAGAGGACATGCTGGTGTTGCATATTATTTTGTTCCTTTTACTCTGTTCCCCAAAGATCCCTAAACCTATTGAACTCTATCATCAACCCTTTTCTAACCCAATGGGGACTTCTGTGGATATTTAGAAGATAAATCTCTATCACTCATGAAACAGTCATATCATACAGTGTATATGAGGTCAAAGGTTGTAACGTTAAAGCATTTTAAGAACTGTCCTTTCATTTTGAGTTAAAAAAGGCAGCTCGTGTTTATAGATCAATTCAGATAAAACTGAGAACTACAGTTGTGCATTGCTATGGAGATTCATTTGAGTTTGTGTCTAGGCTGACCTGTGAATATAATGTACATATGATTATGTCACTGTATAAATCCTTGCAATAAACCTGTCAATTAAGATATTTTGCCCCAGTCGCACTATCCATGATTTATTTGTaatgtatagatatatattcacaaaaatatgattttcaataaattgaataaatgaaaattatatACATTG of the Phyllopteryx taeniolatus isolate TA_2022b chromosome 8, UOR_Ptae_1.2, whole genome shotgun sequence genome contains:
- the lbhl gene encoding uncharacterized protein lbhl; its protein translation is MQSVPTVEEPVFTTVDLCQDGEEEDSYLTANEGGMEELSGQDSNSEDLRRKEKRLPFQIFPDPVEVVLVPETSLNSLAQNHQRERLPSIVVEPTELSEVESGELRWPPENIDMGEDEEDLFLEQCIPPANIADWEEEDEEERASVFLNQQQGLTLIDLQSDAFRDDTPTLPPSCAPALNRNL